From Etheostoma cragini isolate CJK2018 chromosome 10, CSU_Ecrag_1.0, whole genome shotgun sequence, the proteins below share one genomic window:
- the LOC117951378 gene encoding magnesium transporter protein 1-like, producing MFGKLLMSLFLVIIFYHDPADAQKKKETLLSEKLTQMMEWASKRSVIRMNADKFRRFVKAPPRNYSVVVMFTALQPQRQCGVCRQADEEFQVLANSWRYSSAFTNKVFFASVDFDEGSDVFQMLSMNSAPTFLHFPPKGKPHRSDTYELQVRGFAAEQLARWVADRTDVQIRVIRPPNYAGPLLLGFLLAVIGGLAYLRRHNLEFLFNKNVWAFSALCFVLIMTSGQMWNHIRGPPYAHKNPSTGQVSYIHGSSQAQFVAETHIVLLFNAAVTMGMVLLCEAATSDMDIGKRKIMCVAGIGLVMLFFSWLLSIFRAKYHGYPYSFLMG from the exons ATGTTTGGAAAACTTCTTATGTCGCTTTTTCtcgttattattttttaccatGATCCTGCTGACgcacagaagaaaaaagag ACTCTGCTGTCAGAGAAGTTGACTCAGATGATGGAGTGGGCTTCCAAGCGTTCAGTTATCAGGATGAACGCAGATAAGTTTCGTCGCTTTGTCAAGGCTCCTCCCAGAAACTACTCTGTTGTCGTCATGTTTACGGCACTGCAGCCACAGAGACAGTGTGGGGTCTGCAG ACAAGCTGATGAGGAGTTTCAGGTGCTGGCTAACTCCTGGCGTTATTCCTCTGCCTTTACTAACAAAGTCTTCTTTGCATCTGTTGATTTTGATGAAGGATCTGATGTCTTTCAGATG CTTAGTATGAATTCTGCTCCGACATTTCTTCACTTCCCACCCAAAGGAAAACCGCACAGGTCTGATACCTACGAGCTGCAGGTTAGAGGCTTTGCAGCAGAGCAGCTGGCTAGATGGGTTGCAGACAGAACTGATGTACAG atcCGTGTAATTCGTCCTCCAAACTATGCAGGGCCACTCCTGCTGGGCTTCCTCCTGGCTGTTATTGGAGGACTGGCATATCTGCGAAGACACAATTTGGAGTTTCTCTTTAACAAGAATGTCTGGGCCTTCTCTGCACTG tgcTTTGTCCTGATTATGACTTCAGGCCAGATGTGGAACCACATTCGAGGACCACCTTATGCCCATAAGAACCCCAGCACCGGACAAGTT agtTACATCCATGGCAGCAGTCAGGCCCAGTTTGTGGCTGAGACACACATCGTCCTACTCTTTA ATGCTGCTGTTACCATGGGAATGGTGCTGCTGTGTGAAGCCGCTACCTCTGACATGGACattggaaaaaggaaaa ttatGTGTGTAGCAGGTATTGGTCTGGTGATGCTGTTCTTTAGCTGGCTGCTCTCCATTTTCAGAGCAAAGTACCATGGATACCCATACAG CTTCCTGATGGGTTAG